One region of Fragaria vesca subsp. vesca linkage group LG4, FraVesHawaii_1.0, whole genome shotgun sequence genomic DNA includes:
- the LOC101301183 gene encoding afadin- and alpha-actinin-binding protein-like yields MPATDADFDLRPSPQSAFAIGEYAFADVGNLEHCIKYLNQTLVMFGFPASLDLFANDPVSVARTCNCMYSLIQQRQRDVEFRESANEQRQRFLSDISRLEAKVERLEAQIQAKDRQIATMTRTEAKATSAFKSQIEKLQKERDEFQKMVIGNQQVKTQQMHEMKKKEKEYIKLQERLNQVLMEKKKESRSGMEIMNLLQKEGRQQRGTWNGKKTDNDFYKKIVDAYEAKNQDLMAENADLKALLRSMQMDMRDFINHPNGQSKQSLAANERVETDHTQSPLGGRTDVFDLPFHMARNQIEESLRNKMASIKERMGQLQDAQKEAEVTSEATERELELEAQLVEARSIIQEQASLMSKKFPKPERQRSLNGHFNSGRESIISPSAEGVRNLMTPQLSKII; encoded by the exons ATGCCAGCGACTGATGCAGACTTCGATCTCAGA CCTTCTCCGCAGTCCGCCTTCGCAATCGG AGAGTACGCGTTTGCCGATGTGGGGAATTTGGAGCACTGTATCAAGTACTTGAACCAGACTCTTGTTATGTTTGGATTTCCGGCTTCGCTTGATCTCTTCGCCAATGATCCG GTTTCGGTGGCTCGAACTTGCAATTGTATGTATTCTTTGATCCAGCAGAGACAGCGCGATGTAGAGTTCCGAGAGTCTGCGAACGAACAGAGGCAGCG GTTCTTGTCAGACATATCGAGATTGGAAGCTAAAGTTGAGCGGCTTGAGGCGCAGATACAGGCCAAAGATAGGCAGATAGCAACAATGACACGGACG GAAGCTAAAGCTACATCAGCTTTTAAGTCTCAAATTGAGAAGCTACAGAAAGAGCGAGATGAGTTTCAGAAGATGGTCATTGGGAATCAG CAAGTTAAGACTCAACAAATGCATGAGATGAAGAAAAAAGAAAAGGAGTACATAAAGCTGCAG GAGAGGCTAAACCAAGTGTTGATGGAGAAAAAGAAGGAATCTAGATCAGGCATGGAGATAATGAACTTGCTTCAG AAAGAAGGGAGGCAGCAGCGTGGGACATGGAATGGAAAGAAGACAGATAATGATTTTTATAAAAAGATT GTGGATGCTTATGAGGCCAAAAATCAAGACTTGATGGCAGAGAATGCTGATCTGAAGGCCTTATTACGATCAATGCAG ATGGATATGCGTGATTTCATTAATCATCCAAATGGGCAGTCCAAGCAATCTCTGGCTGCCAATGAACGGGTTGAAACTGACCACACACAATCCCCATTGGGTGGAAGGACG GATGTTTTTGATCTGCCCTTTCACATGGCCAGAAATCAAATAGAAGAAAGTCTCCGAAATAAGATGGCTTCCATAAAG GAACGGATGGGTCAATTGCAAGATGCACAAAAGGAAGCAGAGGTTACTTCTGAAGCAACTGAGAGGGAACTTGAGCTTGAAGCTCAACTTGTTGAGGCGAGGAGCATAATCCAAGAGCAG GCGTCCTTAATGTCCAAAAAATTTCCCAAGCCTGAGAGGCAAAG GAGTCTGAATGGCCATTTTAATTCTGGCAGGGAATCTATCATTTCGCCATCTGCAGAG GGGGTAAGAAACCTAATGACACCACAATTGTCGAAGATTATTTGA